A window of Sebastes umbrosus isolate fSebUmb1 chromosome 3, fSebUmb1.pri, whole genome shotgun sequence contains these coding sequences:
- the LOC119485813 gene encoding spermatid perinuclear RNA-binding protein-like isoform X2: MASAAAQWDEHQAYEELLYWDSLIQQGHRLLPHDFDRYEDLRYWYDCLCYEEELRQYNHYVASIEHHEDRRHHQEPAAPRVQSGPYDRHVMAKHSEVYPSPEELEAVQTIVSRVECALKTVSDEMDTPKDNKENTEEGSNDSQERVLRGVMRVGLVAKGLLLTGDKDLELVLLCSNKPTITLLNKVAEKLTAQLEENSAGTYTVSQCPGDAALVVTCTKEGSVLTLTIHLTSPLVRMKQESKTAEEKEEVGAKQESKAAEEEKEEEDDDGTKQESKTAEEEEEKEEDGDGTEPESKTAEEEDDDDDGMKQESKTADEEEEDEEATRTVNDPPDVLDRQKCLTALASLRHAKWFQAKVNNLSSAVLVIRVMRDLCNRVPTWTPLSGWPLELLVEKAIGTSERPMGAGESLRRVLECVASGILLEDGPGIKDPCEKETEDATGYLTTQQREDITQSAQFALRLCAFGQIHKVLGMDKPIKPRKSLGASGRDGTAQIPPAGHVSLPAKRPYTDVDKEEEGPQLNSKQRKFLKFQKRFQRKSFTDDFSMNAVMRLNQYKPGLEYRLTSQTGPVHEPVFTMAVDLNGKPYEATGPSKRAAKLNVATKVLQDLGLPTGSETKAEPIGEVEGSQESVKDASTASTASEESAQGPILTKKGKNPVMELNEKRRSLKYELSAETGGSHEKCFVMEVEVDGQKFKGRGSNKKEAKAYAALTALEKLFPDDDTNRSAVKKKVTYTDMHIPGFGTIRGIPSDSGTRGWGPHRGRGRGRGKPFPQGPSYNKTNYSYEGNTGTGYHNLYDNNAASTAVQDTGSESSVGYGTFYPESSTTTYAAPPASSSDPSTTVGENYQSMPPPADQESPYSYGYGDEKKKMLTQSQNEGQGGDYSMYSTAYPSSVTGGQVYNNYDWGTQQSSGNEQGYSTYQGFGGQNQGSYSGYSDTNY, translated from the exons ATGGCGTCCGCTGCAGCGCAGTGGGATGAGCACCAGGCATATGAGGAGCTGCTGTACTGGGACAGTCTCATTCAACAGGGCCACCGCCTCCTCCCACACGACTTTGACCG ATACGAGGACCTGCGTTACTGGTATGACTGCCTGTGCTACGAGGAGGAGCTGAGGCAATACAATCATTACGTCGCTTCTATTGAGCATCATGAGGACCGACGACACCATCAG GAACCTGCAGCTCCACGGGTGCAGTCCGGGCCATATGACCGCCACGTGATGGCCAAACACTCTGAAGTGTATCCTTCACCAGAGGAGCTGGAGGCGGTGCAGACAATCGTCTCCCGTGTGGAGTGTGCCCTTAAGACTGTGTCCGACGAGATGGATACGCCGAAAGATAACAAAGAAAATACAGAGGAAGGGAG CAATGATTCACAAGAACGTGTCCTGCGTGGGGTTATGAGAGTCGGCCTGGTGGCCAAGGGTCTCCTGCTGACGGGAGACAAAGACCTGGAGCTGGTGCTGCTTTGCTCCAACAAGCCTACCATCACTCTGCTTAATAAAGTGGCTGAAAAATTAACCGCACAGCTAGAG GAAAATTCAGCGGGGACATATACAGTAAGCCAGTGCCCAGGAGATGCAGCCCTTGTTGTGACATGCACCAAGGAGGGTTCGGTCCTGACTCTCACTATCCACCTGACATCACCTCTTGTCAGGATGAAGCAAGAAAGTAAAACTgcagaagaaaaagaggaagtcGGAGCGAAGCAAGAGAGCAAagctgcagaagaagaaaaagaagaagaagacgacgaCGGGACGAAGCAAGAGAGTAaaactgcagaagaagaagaagaaaaagaagaagacggCGACGGGACGGAGCCAGAGAGTAaaactgcagaagaagaagacgacgacgacgacgggATGAAGCAAGAGAGTAAAACTgcagacgaagaagaagaagatgaaga AGCAACGCGAACAGTCAACGATCCGCCGGACGTTCTGGACAGGCAGAAATGCCTAACTGCCTTGGCGTCTCTCCGCCACGCTAAGTGGTTCCAG GCCAAAGTCAACAACCTGAGTTCAGCCGTCCTCGTGATCCGGGTCATGAGGGACTTGTGTAACCGTGTTCCTACCTGGACGCCACTTTCAGGATGG CCTCTTGAACTGCTGGTAGAGAAGGCTATTGGTACATCTGAGAGACCAATGGGAGCAGGAGAGTCATTGCGCAGGGTTTTGGAGTGCGTTGCATCTGGAATCCTCTTGGAAG ATGGCCCTGGAATTAAAGATCCATGTGAGAAGGAAACAGAGGACGCCACTGGATATCTGACAACGCAGCAGCGTGAAGACATCACGCAGAGTGCTCAG TTTGCCTTGAGGCTGTGTGCCTTTGGACAGATCCACAAAGTGTTGGGGATGGACAAACCTATAAAGCCACGGAAATCACTGGGAGCCAGCGGCAGAGATGGCACAG CTCAGATACCACCTGCTGGACACGTCAGCCTGCCAGCAAAGAGACCTTACACAGATGTggacaaagaagaagaggggCCTCAACTCAACAGCAAACAGAGGAAGTTTCTCAAGTTCCAGAAGCGCTTTCAGAGGAAATCAT TCACAGATGACTTTAGCATGAATGCCGTGATGCGTCTGAACCAGTACAAACCTGGCCTGGAGTACCGACTTACATCTCAGACCGGTCCGGTCCACGAGCCGGTCTTCACAATGGCTGTGGACTTGAATGGGAAGCCCTACGAGGCGACAGGGCCCTCCAAACGAGCTGCCAAGCTTAATGTAGCCACCAAG GTCCTGCAGGATCTCGGTCTTCCGACAGGCTCAGAGACTAAAGCAGAGCCCATTGGTGAAGTTGAAGGATCCCAGGAATCAGTCAAAGACGCCAGCACGGCCTCTACTGCATCAGAAGAG AGCGCTCAGGGTCCCATCTTGACCAAAAAGGGCAAGAACCCTGTGATGGAGCTGAATGAAAAGCGGCGCAGCCTGAAGTACGAGCTGTCTGCAGAGACCGGGGGCTCCCATGAAAAGTGCTTTGTCATGGAG GTGGAGGTTGATGGGCAGAAGTTCAAAGGGAGAGGCTCCAATAAGAAGGAAGCAAAGGCCTACGCTGCCCTCACTGCTCTGGAGAAGCTGTTCCCAGATGACGACACCAACAGAAGTGCTGTGAAGAAGAAGGTCACCTACACTGACATG CACATCCCAGGGTTCGGCACTATCCGGGGCATCCCTTCAGACTCCGGGACTCGTGGCTGGGGTCCCCACAGAGGTCGAGGCAGGGGCCGAGGCAAACCGTTCCCTCAGGGACCCAGCTATAACAAGA CCAACTACAGTTATGAGGGCAACACTGGCACAGGCTATC ATAAtctttatgataataatgcagcCAGCACCGCAGTCCAAGACACTGGATCAGAAAGCAGCGTTGGCTACGGCACTTTTTACCCGGAGAGCAGCACCACCACCTACGCCGCCCCGCCCGCCTCCAGCTCCGACCCCAGCACCACGGTGGGTGAAAACTACCAGTCGATGCCTCCTCCCGCTGACCAGGAAAGCCCCTACAGCTACGGGTATGGAgacgagaagaagaagatgctGACCCAAAGTCAGAATGAGGGCCAGGGAGGAGACTACTCTATGTACAGCACCGCTTACCCCAGCTCGGTGACGGGCGGCCAAGTGTATAATAATTATG ACTGGGGAACCCAGCAGTCCTCTGGGAATGAGCAGGGGTACAGCACGTACCAGGGTTTCGGAGGACAAAACCAGGGCTCATACTCTGGATACAGCGATACGAATTACTAA
- the LOC119485813 gene encoding spermatid perinuclear RNA-binding protein-like isoform X1, which yields MASAAAQWDEHQAYEELLYWDSLIQQGHRLLPHDFDRYEDLRYWYDCLCYEEELRQYNHYVASIEHHEDRRHHQEPAAPRVQSGPYDRHVMAKHSEVYPSPEELEAVQTIVSRVECALKTVSDEMDTPKDNKENTEEGSNDSQERVLRGVMRVGLVAKGLLLTGDKDLELVLLCSNKPTITLLNKVAEKLTAQLEENSAGTYTVSQCPGDAALVVTCTKEGSVLTLTIHLTSPLVRMKQESKTAEEKEEVGAKQESKAAEEEKEEEDDDGTKQESKTAEEEEEKEEDGDGTEPESKTAEEEDDDDDGMKQESKTADEEEEDEDEEEEEATRTVNDPPDVLDRQKCLTALASLRHAKWFQAKVNNLSSAVLVIRVMRDLCNRVPTWTPLSGWPLELLVEKAIGTSERPMGAGESLRRVLECVASGILLEDGPGIKDPCEKETEDATGYLTTQQREDITQSAQFALRLCAFGQIHKVLGMDKPIKPRKSLGASGRDGTAQIPPAGHVSLPAKRPYTDVDKEEEGPQLNSKQRKFLKFQKRFQRKSFTDDFSMNAVMRLNQYKPGLEYRLTSQTGPVHEPVFTMAVDLNGKPYEATGPSKRAAKLNVATKVLQDLGLPTGSETKAEPIGEVEGSQESVKDASTASTASEESAQGPILTKKGKNPVMELNEKRRSLKYELSAETGGSHEKCFVMEVEVDGQKFKGRGSNKKEAKAYAALTALEKLFPDDDTNRSAVKKKVTYTDMHIPGFGTIRGIPSDSGTRGWGPHRGRGRGRGKPFPQGPSYNKTNYSYEGNTGTGYHNLYDNNAASTAVQDTGSESSVGYGTFYPESSTTTYAAPPASSSDPSTTVGENYQSMPPPADQESPYSYGYGDEKKKMLTQSQNEGQGGDYSMYSTAYPSSVTGGQVYNNYDWGTQQSSGNEQGYSTYQGFGGQNQGSYSGYSDTNY from the exons ATGGCGTCCGCTGCAGCGCAGTGGGATGAGCACCAGGCATATGAGGAGCTGCTGTACTGGGACAGTCTCATTCAACAGGGCCACCGCCTCCTCCCACACGACTTTGACCG ATACGAGGACCTGCGTTACTGGTATGACTGCCTGTGCTACGAGGAGGAGCTGAGGCAATACAATCATTACGTCGCTTCTATTGAGCATCATGAGGACCGACGACACCATCAG GAACCTGCAGCTCCACGGGTGCAGTCCGGGCCATATGACCGCCACGTGATGGCCAAACACTCTGAAGTGTATCCTTCACCAGAGGAGCTGGAGGCGGTGCAGACAATCGTCTCCCGTGTGGAGTGTGCCCTTAAGACTGTGTCCGACGAGATGGATACGCCGAAAGATAACAAAGAAAATACAGAGGAAGGGAG CAATGATTCACAAGAACGTGTCCTGCGTGGGGTTATGAGAGTCGGCCTGGTGGCCAAGGGTCTCCTGCTGACGGGAGACAAAGACCTGGAGCTGGTGCTGCTTTGCTCCAACAAGCCTACCATCACTCTGCTTAATAAAGTGGCTGAAAAATTAACCGCACAGCTAGAG GAAAATTCAGCGGGGACATATACAGTAAGCCAGTGCCCAGGAGATGCAGCCCTTGTTGTGACATGCACCAAGGAGGGTTCGGTCCTGACTCTCACTATCCACCTGACATCACCTCTTGTCAGGATGAAGCAAGAAAGTAAAACTgcagaagaaaaagaggaagtcGGAGCGAAGCAAGAGAGCAAagctgcagaagaagaaaaagaagaagaagacgacgaCGGGACGAAGCAAGAGAGTAaaactgcagaagaagaagaagaaaaagaagaagacggCGACGGGACGGAGCCAGAGAGTAaaactgcagaagaagaagacgacgacgacgacgggATGAAGCAAGAGAGTAAAACTgcagacgaagaagaagaagatgaagacgaagaagaagaagaag CAACGCGAACAGTCAACGATCCGCCGGACGTTCTGGACAGGCAGAAATGCCTAACTGCCTTGGCGTCTCTCCGCCACGCTAAGTGGTTCCAG GCCAAAGTCAACAACCTGAGTTCAGCCGTCCTCGTGATCCGGGTCATGAGGGACTTGTGTAACCGTGTTCCTACCTGGACGCCACTTTCAGGATGG CCTCTTGAACTGCTGGTAGAGAAGGCTATTGGTACATCTGAGAGACCAATGGGAGCAGGAGAGTCATTGCGCAGGGTTTTGGAGTGCGTTGCATCTGGAATCCTCTTGGAAG ATGGCCCTGGAATTAAAGATCCATGTGAGAAGGAAACAGAGGACGCCACTGGATATCTGACAACGCAGCAGCGTGAAGACATCACGCAGAGTGCTCAG TTTGCCTTGAGGCTGTGTGCCTTTGGACAGATCCACAAAGTGTTGGGGATGGACAAACCTATAAAGCCACGGAAATCACTGGGAGCCAGCGGCAGAGATGGCACAG CTCAGATACCACCTGCTGGACACGTCAGCCTGCCAGCAAAGAGACCTTACACAGATGTggacaaagaagaagaggggCCTCAACTCAACAGCAAACAGAGGAAGTTTCTCAAGTTCCAGAAGCGCTTTCAGAGGAAATCAT TCACAGATGACTTTAGCATGAATGCCGTGATGCGTCTGAACCAGTACAAACCTGGCCTGGAGTACCGACTTACATCTCAGACCGGTCCGGTCCACGAGCCGGTCTTCACAATGGCTGTGGACTTGAATGGGAAGCCCTACGAGGCGACAGGGCCCTCCAAACGAGCTGCCAAGCTTAATGTAGCCACCAAG GTCCTGCAGGATCTCGGTCTTCCGACAGGCTCAGAGACTAAAGCAGAGCCCATTGGTGAAGTTGAAGGATCCCAGGAATCAGTCAAAGACGCCAGCACGGCCTCTACTGCATCAGAAGAG AGCGCTCAGGGTCCCATCTTGACCAAAAAGGGCAAGAACCCTGTGATGGAGCTGAATGAAAAGCGGCGCAGCCTGAAGTACGAGCTGTCTGCAGAGACCGGGGGCTCCCATGAAAAGTGCTTTGTCATGGAG GTGGAGGTTGATGGGCAGAAGTTCAAAGGGAGAGGCTCCAATAAGAAGGAAGCAAAGGCCTACGCTGCCCTCACTGCTCTGGAGAAGCTGTTCCCAGATGACGACACCAACAGAAGTGCTGTGAAGAAGAAGGTCACCTACACTGACATG CACATCCCAGGGTTCGGCACTATCCGGGGCATCCCTTCAGACTCCGGGACTCGTGGCTGGGGTCCCCACAGAGGTCGAGGCAGGGGCCGAGGCAAACCGTTCCCTCAGGGACCCAGCTATAACAAGA CCAACTACAGTTATGAGGGCAACACTGGCACAGGCTATC ATAAtctttatgataataatgcagcCAGCACCGCAGTCCAAGACACTGGATCAGAAAGCAGCGTTGGCTACGGCACTTTTTACCCGGAGAGCAGCACCACCACCTACGCCGCCCCGCCCGCCTCCAGCTCCGACCCCAGCACCACGGTGGGTGAAAACTACCAGTCGATGCCTCCTCCCGCTGACCAGGAAAGCCCCTACAGCTACGGGTATGGAgacgagaagaagaagatgctGACCCAAAGTCAGAATGAGGGCCAGGGAGGAGACTACTCTATGTACAGCACCGCTTACCCCAGCTCGGTGACGGGCGGCCAAGTGTATAATAATTATG ACTGGGGAACCCAGCAGTCCTCTGGGAATGAGCAGGGGTACAGCACGTACCAGGGTTTCGGAGGACAAAACCAGGGCTCATACTCTGGATACAGCGATACGAATTACTAA
- the LOC119485813 gene encoding spermatid perinuclear RNA-binding protein-like isoform X3 yields the protein MASAAAQWDEHQAYEELLYWDSLIQQGHRLLPHDFDRYEDLRYWYDCLCYEEELRQYNHYVASIEHHEDRRHHQEPAAPRVQSGPYDRHVMAKHSEVYPSPEELEAVQTIVSRVECALKTVSDEMDTPKDNKENTEEGSNDSQERVLRGVMRVGLVAKGLLLTGDKDLELVLLCSNKPTITLLNKVAEKLTAQLEENSAGTYTVSQCPGDAALVVTCTKEGSVLTLTIHLTSPLVRMKQESKTAEEKEEVGAKQESKAAEEEKEEEDDDGTKQESKTAEEEEEKEEDGDGTEPESKTAEEEDDDDDGMKQESKTADEEEEDEDEEEEEATRTVNDPPDVLDRQKCLTALASLRHAKWFQAKVNNLSSAVLVIRVMRDLCNRVPTWTPLSGWPLELLVEKAIGTSERPMGAGESLRRVLECVASGILLEDGPGIKDPCEKETEDATGYLTTQQREDITQSAQFALRLCAFGQIHKVLGMDKPIKPRKSLGASGRDGTAQIPPAGHVSLPAKRPYTDVDKEEEGPQLNSKQRKFLKFQKRFQRKSFTDDFSMNAVMRLNQYKPGLEYRLTSQTGPVHEPVFTMAVDLNGKPYEATGPSKRAAKLNVATKVLQDLGLPTGSETKAEPIGEVEGSQESVKDASTASTASEESAQGPILTKKGKNPVMELNEKRRSLKYELSAETGGSHEKCFVMEVEVDGQKFKGRGSNKKEAKAYAALTALEKLFPDDDTNRSAVKKKVTYTDMHIPGFGTIRGIPSDSGTRGWGPHRGRGRGRGKPFPQGPSYNKNNLYDNNAASTAVQDTGSESSVGYGTFYPESSTTTYAAPPASSSDPSTTVGENYQSMPPPADQESPYSYGYGDEKKKMLTQSQNEGQGGDYSMYSTAYPSSVTGGQVYNNYDWGTQQSSGNEQGYSTYQGFGGQNQGSYSGYSDTNY from the exons ATGGCGTCCGCTGCAGCGCAGTGGGATGAGCACCAGGCATATGAGGAGCTGCTGTACTGGGACAGTCTCATTCAACAGGGCCACCGCCTCCTCCCACACGACTTTGACCG ATACGAGGACCTGCGTTACTGGTATGACTGCCTGTGCTACGAGGAGGAGCTGAGGCAATACAATCATTACGTCGCTTCTATTGAGCATCATGAGGACCGACGACACCATCAG GAACCTGCAGCTCCACGGGTGCAGTCCGGGCCATATGACCGCCACGTGATGGCCAAACACTCTGAAGTGTATCCTTCACCAGAGGAGCTGGAGGCGGTGCAGACAATCGTCTCCCGTGTGGAGTGTGCCCTTAAGACTGTGTCCGACGAGATGGATACGCCGAAAGATAACAAAGAAAATACAGAGGAAGGGAG CAATGATTCACAAGAACGTGTCCTGCGTGGGGTTATGAGAGTCGGCCTGGTGGCCAAGGGTCTCCTGCTGACGGGAGACAAAGACCTGGAGCTGGTGCTGCTTTGCTCCAACAAGCCTACCATCACTCTGCTTAATAAAGTGGCTGAAAAATTAACCGCACAGCTAGAG GAAAATTCAGCGGGGACATATACAGTAAGCCAGTGCCCAGGAGATGCAGCCCTTGTTGTGACATGCACCAAGGAGGGTTCGGTCCTGACTCTCACTATCCACCTGACATCACCTCTTGTCAGGATGAAGCAAGAAAGTAAAACTgcagaagaaaaagaggaagtcGGAGCGAAGCAAGAGAGCAAagctgcagaagaagaaaaagaagaagaagacgacgaCGGGACGAAGCAAGAGAGTAaaactgcagaagaagaagaagaaaaagaagaagacggCGACGGGACGGAGCCAGAGAGTAaaactgcagaagaagaagacgacgacgacgacgggATGAAGCAAGAGAGTAAAACTgcagacgaagaagaagaagatgaagacgaagaagaagaagaag CAACGCGAACAGTCAACGATCCGCCGGACGTTCTGGACAGGCAGAAATGCCTAACTGCCTTGGCGTCTCTCCGCCACGCTAAGTGGTTCCAG GCCAAAGTCAACAACCTGAGTTCAGCCGTCCTCGTGATCCGGGTCATGAGGGACTTGTGTAACCGTGTTCCTACCTGGACGCCACTTTCAGGATGG CCTCTTGAACTGCTGGTAGAGAAGGCTATTGGTACATCTGAGAGACCAATGGGAGCAGGAGAGTCATTGCGCAGGGTTTTGGAGTGCGTTGCATCTGGAATCCTCTTGGAAG ATGGCCCTGGAATTAAAGATCCATGTGAGAAGGAAACAGAGGACGCCACTGGATATCTGACAACGCAGCAGCGTGAAGACATCACGCAGAGTGCTCAG TTTGCCTTGAGGCTGTGTGCCTTTGGACAGATCCACAAAGTGTTGGGGATGGACAAACCTATAAAGCCACGGAAATCACTGGGAGCCAGCGGCAGAGATGGCACAG CTCAGATACCACCTGCTGGACACGTCAGCCTGCCAGCAAAGAGACCTTACACAGATGTggacaaagaagaagaggggCCTCAACTCAACAGCAAACAGAGGAAGTTTCTCAAGTTCCAGAAGCGCTTTCAGAGGAAATCAT TCACAGATGACTTTAGCATGAATGCCGTGATGCGTCTGAACCAGTACAAACCTGGCCTGGAGTACCGACTTACATCTCAGACCGGTCCGGTCCACGAGCCGGTCTTCACAATGGCTGTGGACTTGAATGGGAAGCCCTACGAGGCGACAGGGCCCTCCAAACGAGCTGCCAAGCTTAATGTAGCCACCAAG GTCCTGCAGGATCTCGGTCTTCCGACAGGCTCAGAGACTAAAGCAGAGCCCATTGGTGAAGTTGAAGGATCCCAGGAATCAGTCAAAGACGCCAGCACGGCCTCTACTGCATCAGAAGAG AGCGCTCAGGGTCCCATCTTGACCAAAAAGGGCAAGAACCCTGTGATGGAGCTGAATGAAAAGCGGCGCAGCCTGAAGTACGAGCTGTCTGCAGAGACCGGGGGCTCCCATGAAAAGTGCTTTGTCATGGAG GTGGAGGTTGATGGGCAGAAGTTCAAAGGGAGAGGCTCCAATAAGAAGGAAGCAAAGGCCTACGCTGCCCTCACTGCTCTGGAGAAGCTGTTCCCAGATGACGACACCAACAGAAGTGCTGTGAAGAAGAAGGTCACCTACACTGACATG CACATCCCAGGGTTCGGCACTATCCGGGGCATCCCTTCAGACTCCGGGACTCGTGGCTGGGGTCCCCACAGAGGTCGAGGCAGGGGCCGAGGCAAACCGTTCCCTCAGGGACCCAGCTATAACAAGA ATAAtctttatgataataatgcagcCAGCACCGCAGTCCAAGACACTGGATCAGAAAGCAGCGTTGGCTACGGCACTTTTTACCCGGAGAGCAGCACCACCACCTACGCCGCCCCGCCCGCCTCCAGCTCCGACCCCAGCACCACGGTGGGTGAAAACTACCAGTCGATGCCTCCTCCCGCTGACCAGGAAAGCCCCTACAGCTACGGGTATGGAgacgagaagaagaagatgctGACCCAAAGTCAGAATGAGGGCCAGGGAGGAGACTACTCTATGTACAGCACCGCTTACCCCAGCTCGGTGACGGGCGGCCAAGTGTATAATAATTATG ACTGGGGAACCCAGCAGTCCTCTGGGAATGAGCAGGGGTACAGCACGTACCAGGGTTTCGGAGGACAAAACCAGGGCTCATACTCTGGATACAGCGATACGAATTACTAA